The genomic segment TCTTCAAGTTCATCCGCTACGTCAGCGAGGAGATTCTCATCGTGCTCGGCACGTCGTCGTCCGAATCGGCACTCCCGCGCATGATGTCCAAGCTGGAGAATCTGGGGTGCAGGAAATCGGTCGTGGGGCTCGTCATCCCCACCGGTTACTCCTTCAATCTGGACGGCACCTCCATCTACCTGACCATGGCCGCGCTGTTTGTGGCCCAGGCCACCAATACCCACCTTACCTGGACCCAGACCCTGACCATGCTCGCCATCCTTCTCCTGACCTCCAAAGGGGCGGCCGGGGTTACGGGGAGCGGCTTCGTAACCCTGGCGGCCACCTTTGCCGCCATCCCGACCATTCCGGTGGCCGGCCTGGCCCTGATACTGGGGATCGACCGCTTCATGTCCGAGGCGCGCGCCATCACCAACCTGATCGGCAACGGCGTCGCCACCGTGGTCGTCTCCAAATGGGAAAACGAGATGGACATGGAGCGGCTGCACTGCGTCCTGAACCGGGAGGCATACCCGACGGAGGCCGATGAGGAGGCCCTGGCGGAGGAGGATGCATCTTTTCTTGAGCAGGTGCCGGTTAAAGAGTAAGATAGGGATGGAGCCGGCATTCAATGCATGGGGCGGATGCCTCGAAACTTCTGTGCCGGCAGGGAAAGCGGAGTGTACATGAATATTCTGACCCTGAGTTGCCGGACCCATTCCATAAAATTCCATCTCTTCACGTGGGGCGGCGAGTCGCTGCTTGCGGCGGGGGATGTCAAGCGGGTCGGGCTCGGCGGGACGTCCATCAGCCTGAAGGTGACGGGCCGGGAGAATGAAACCCGGGAGGTGGAGTTTGTCGATCACCGCGGGGCCGTCTCCCTGATCCTCGCCATCCTGGACGACCCCCGGCACGGCATCGGGGAAGAAGCGGTACAGATCGGAGCCGTGGGCCACCGGGTGGCCCACGGTGGGGAACAATTCCGCCACTCCGTGGTGATCGACGACCAGGTGCTTGAGGCCATCCGGGACCTCCAGCAACTGGCGCCGTTGCACAATGCCGCCAATATCGCCGGGATCGAGGCCGCGGCAGAGTTGCTGCCCCATATCCCCCATGTGGCCATCTTCGATACCGCCTTCCACGTCACCATGCCGGATTTCGCCTATATCTATCCCTTGCCGTACGAATGGTACAAAAAGTTCGGCGTGCGGCGCTACGGGTTTCACGGGCCGTCCCATATCTATCTCTCCCGGCGGGCCGCCATGCTCCTGGGCAAGCGGGCCGCCGCCTGCAACCTGATCACCATCCATATCGAGAAGGGGGTGTCCCTGTGCGCCATCAAAAACGGCGTGTCCATCGATACCAGCATGGGGCTGACCCCCTTGGAGGGGGCGGTCATGGAGACGCGCAGCGGCGACTTCGACGCCGGCATCACCCCTTTCATCATGCAGCAGTTGAACCTTTCGGCTCGTGAGATTGAGAGCATCCTCAACCAGAAGAGCGGGATGCTGGGCATAACCGGGTTGAATACGGACCGCCGGCATATCCTGGAGGCCGCCTCCACCGGGCATGCCCGCTGCAAGCTGGCCCTGAAGATGGAAGCCTACCGCCTCAAGAAGTATATCGGCGCCTACCTGGCCGCCGTGGGGCCGCTGGATGCCGTGGTCTTCACCACCGGGGTGGGCGAGTGGGAGTGGCTCGCCCGTGAGTTGACCCTGGAGGGGCTGGAATGCTTCGGCATCCTGCCCGACCCGGAGAGAAACCGCGCCGCCCGCTCGGAGCGGGAAGAGGCGCTCATTACCGCCGACGCGTCGCCGGTCAAGGTCTTTGTCATGCCCACCGACGAAGAGCTCGTCTTTGCCCAGGACGTGACCGCCATCCTGGCCGGGGAGTACAGCGACCACCAGCACTACGACTATTCCTTCGCCCGTCCCGATTTCGTTCCCCTCCGGCCTGCGGCATAGGCCGCAGGCCGGTTCTCCGCTTCACCCCCCATGCTATATTTTCCTTTTTTTGCGCTATAATTTACCCTGTTGATGGACAGCGACCTCCCGCTGAACCCTTCTCCGGGGGATCAACCACCCCCTGACCCCTTGAGGCCCCAGAGGGTCCTCCTTATCAAGGAGGGGGAAGAGATTTGCGCGTTTTTCTCCCCTCCTGGTTCAGGAGGGGCCGGGGGGGAGCCGTCCCCGGCGGCAGCGCCACCCAAGGATGGATGCATGGCGAACGTTCTGATCATCGATAACGACGATGCGACCGGTTCTTCACTCTGCCGGACGGTGACCGACATGGGGCACGACGCCTCCTGGAGGAAAAACCTGCGGGAGGGGGTGCCGTTGGCCGTCTCCCGGCCGTTCGATGTCGTGTTCCTCGCTATCCATCTGCCCGACGGCAACGGGCTCGACCTGTTGCCGGTCATCCAGGCGACCTCCTCCGCCCCGGAGATCATCATCATGACCGGGGCGGACGAACCGGACGCCGCCGAAACGGCCATCAAGAGCGGGGCGTGGGATTACGTGACCAAGGGGGCGGCCCCGGAGGAGGTCAAGCTGCCGCTGGTCCGGGCGATCCAGTACCGGCAGGAGAAGCTCTACTGCTCCCGGAAGAACGTGACCTCCCTGAAGCGGGACGATATCGTCGGTAGCAGCCGGAAGCTGACCGCCTGCCTCGACCAGGTCGCGCAGGCCGCGGTGAACGACATCCCCGTCCTGATCACGGGTGAAACCGGCACGGGCAAGGAACTCTTTGCCCGGGCCATCCACCATAACAGCGGACGGGCGGCGGGCAATTTCGTGGTGGTGGATTGCGCCGCCCTGCCCGACACCCTGGTGGAAAGCCTCCTGTTCGGCCACGAAAAGGGGGCCTTTACCGGCGCGGAACACGGGCGCGACGGCCTGATCCTCCAGGCCCACGGCGGCACCCTGTTCCTGGACGAGGTGGGGGAGCTTTCCGTCTCCGTGCAGCGGGCCTTTCTGCGGGTGCTCCAGGAACATCGCTTCCGCCCTCTGGGGGGGAGCCGGGAGGTGGAGAGCGATTTTAGGCTCGTCTCCGCCACCAACCGGGACCTGGACGCCATGGTGCAGGGGGGCCAGTTCCGCAGCGACCTCCTGTTCCGGCTCCGCTCCTTTACCATCGAGATCCCCCCCCTGCGCGACCGGGATGGGGACGTCAAGGAGTTGGTGCGCTACCACATGGACCGGCTGTGCGAACGCTACGGCCTGGCCCATAAGGGGTTCGCCCCCGAATTTCTCCAGAGCCTGGCCGCCTACGCCTGGCCCGGCAATGTCCGGGAACTGATCAACACCCTGGACCGGGTCATCGTTTCCGCGCGCTACGAGCCGACCCTCTTTCCCAAGCATCTCCCCAGCGACATCCGCATCAAGGCGGCACGGGCCGCGAACGGCCATAAGCGGCAGGGCGACGCCCCCCCGGCCGCCTTCCACGGGCTCCCCCCGCTGCACGATTTCCGGGACGAGACGGTGCAGCGGGCCGAAAACAACTATCTCCACGAACTGATCGCCGTCACCAGGGGGAATATCAACGAGGCCTGCAGCATCTCAGGGCTTTCCCCATCGCGCCTCTATGCCCTGATGAAGAACCATGGCATCCACCGTCGTTATTTCGATCCCGATGCCGAGGGGGAATGACCCCCGGCACCGGGGGGGCCGCGCCGCGATTTCCTGGCCGGCGGCACATTTTCCTGTTTCGCAGTAATTCTCCTGCCACGCAAGAAAAAACTCTCCACGCATATCCACGGCCCTGATCAGCAACAATCCGAAATCATTCGTTTGTTTTTTTACCGCGGCATCGTTCTTTTCCGGTACGCCTGATGCTATGGCTAACGGTAGCGGGCCTGCGCCTTTGGTGCAGCGCGGGGGATTTGCCGCAACCAACGGATCACGGCACCATGCGGAGGGGCTATGGGAACCAACGGCACGGGCATGGCACGGGGATGTTTCCTGGCGGTACTGGCGACGCTGCTTTGTGCGCCCGCCTCCTTCGGCGCGCGGGACAACGGCGAATGTCTCGAATGTCACGGTGAGCAGTCCATCATCCAGCAGGGGGGCGCCCGCCTCTATGTCGATCCGCTGAAATTCGCCGACACCAGCCATGGGGTCGTCGGCTGCACCTCATGCCACGACAGCGTGACCGACAGACATCCCGAAGACGGGACCAAGCCCTCACACGCCACCTGCAAGGAATGCCACGGCGCGGTTGCCAAGGAGTACGCCCAAAGCCTGCACGGCGGGAACGCCGCCTGCGCCGACTGCCACAACCCGCACCGGGCGCGGAAATCGGCCGATGTGTCGGGGGTGGAGATCAACGCCGTCTGCTCCCGTTGCCACAAGGCTCCGGCAACCGTGAAGAGCCATGAAAAATGGCTCCCCGTGGCGAGGCTGCACCTGGACAGTCTCCCCTGCATCACCTGCCATACCGGGTCAAAGGGGTATTACATCAGCCTGTTTGTGGAGAAGGAGGCCCGGAAGGGCGCTTTCCGCCTGGCGACCTACGACGAGCTGGCGCGGCTGACCGGCGAGAGCGGCATCGCCTCCCTGATCGATACCAACGGCGACAATTACATCTCGCTCCTGGAGTTGCGGAAATTCAACAAAAAAGCTCGTGACGACGGAATGCGCCTGCGGGGCATGATGATGCCCCAAGTGATGACCCACAGCTACCAGATTCTGGACAATCGCTGGGATTGCACCTTCTGCCACGTCTCCGGGACCAAGGGGCTGCAGACCAGCTTCGTATCCTTCCCCGGCAAGAACGGGATCTACAGCCGGGTAGCCGTTGAAAAGGGAGCGATCCTGGATGTCCTCTACGGCACCCCCGACTTCTACATGACCGGCGCGACCCGCAGCAAGGGGGTCAGCATCATAGGCGCCCTCATCATCGCCTGCGGGATCGTCGTCCCCCTGGGGCACGGGTTCATCCGCTTCCTGACCCGCAGGAAGCGGGAGCACAACCACGGCCAGGCCGCCCATGAGGTCATCGTCTACCTGCAGCCGACACCGGTCAGGATCTGGCACTGGATTCACGCCTTAAGCATCGTCACCCTCTGCGTCACCGGGGTGCAGATCCGCTTTCCCGAGGTCGTCAACCTGTTCGGCAGCTACCGGGCGGCGGTGATGCTGCACAACGTGGCCGGGGTTGTGGTGGCGCTCTCCATGGTGTACTGGATTCTCTATTATGTCGTCATCTCCCACGCCATCGGCAGGATCTACTTCCCCACCGGGGACGAGGTGAGGCACGGGCTCATCCGGCAGGCGATCTTCTACGCCTTCAACTACTTCCGCGGCAAGCCGAATCCCTTCCACGCCACCCCGGAGAACAAATTCAACGCGCTCCAGAAGACGGCCTATCTGGTGATCATGCTCGTCTTCATGCCGCTGGTGATCGTCACCGGCTTCCTGCTGCTGGATATCCAGCCCCTGCGGAACATGCTGTTCCTGCTGGGGGGGATCAAGCTGATCGACGGGGTGCACTTCTTTACCGCCTGTTGCCTATGCGCCTTCACCTTCTTCCATTTTTATCTGACGACCTTGGGCCCCACCCCGTTTTCCGAGATCAGGACCATGTGGACCGGATGGGAGAAGGAGGAGGAACCGGAGGAGAGCGAGCCGTCAACGGCCAAGTGATTTCCGTTCCGGCTGTAAAAGGGAGGTCGAGAGTCATGAGAACGACCAGCAGAAGGCAATTTCTCAAGCTGCTCGGGGCAACCGGCGCCGGGCTTCTGGCCGGTCGGCCGTGCGCCGCCCGGGGGGCAGGGACCGTCAACAACGACGAACTGGGCATGCTCTATGACGCCACGCGCTGCGTGGGGTGCAAGGCGTGCATGGCGGCCTGCAAGCGGGTCAACCGCGACTCCGGCGGCCTCGCCTACGAGCGGGCCCCGTTCGATCAGGATAAATTGTGGGATGCGCCGGCCGACCTGTCGGGGAACACCAGGACCCTGATCAAGCTGTACAAGGGGCCGCAAAACCGCTGGTCGTACATCAAGTACTCCTGCATGCACTGCCAGGAGCCTTCCTGCGTGTCGGTCTGCCCGGTCAGCGCCATGACCAAGGACAAGGCGACCGGCATCGTGGACTACGACAAGAACAAGTGCATCGGCTGCCGCTACTGCCAGATCGCCTGCCCCTTCAGCATCCCCCGCTTCCAGTGGGAACGGAAGGCCCCCCAGATCGTCAAATGCGACCTGTGCCGCAACACCAACCTGCGGGGCAAGGGGCTGCCGGCCTGCGCCGAGGTCTGCCCGACGGGGGCCATAACCTTCGGCCGGCGCGGCGACCTGCTGCGGGATGCGCGTGGCAGGATCGAGGCCAATGGCGGCCGGTACGTCAACTACGTCTACGGCGAGCACGAGGTGGGGGGAACCAATCATCTCTACCTGGCAGGGGTGCCGTTCCCCAGGCTCGGCCTCCCCCGGTTGCCGGCCGAGGCGCCGGCCGAATTCTCCGAACGTATCCAGCACACCATCTACAAGGGGTTCATCGCCCCGGTCGCGCTCTACGGCATGCTCTGCATCATCGCGCTCAGGAACCGGAAAAAAAGGGAGAGCAAGGGTATCCAGGAAGAGGAGGAATGACCATGAGGGAGCACGAACACAGCAAGGAATTCGTCCGGGTGCACAGCCCGATCCTGACCAAGCCCTTCTATTTCTTCCTGGCACTCTCCCTGGTGGGGGTCTACTTCATCATCCTCAGGTTCGTCAGGGGGATCGGGGCGGTTTCCAACCTGAGCGACGGCTATCCCTGGGGGATCTGGATCGCCTACGACGTGGCCACCGGCACCGCCATCGCGTGCGGCGGCTATGCCGTCGCCATCCTGGTGTACATCCGCAACCGCTGGCAGTACCATCCGCTCATCCGTTCCGCCATCCTGACCAGCCTGTTCGGCTACTGCCTGGCCGGCTTCTCGGTCATGGTGGACATCGGCCGCCCCTGGAACGCCTACGGGTTCTTCATGCCGTCCCGCTGGCAGCCCAACTCGGCCATGTTCGAGGTGGCCCTCTGCATCATGGGGTACTGCGTGGTGCAGATCATCGAGTTCTTCCCCTCCCTCCTCTGCGTTCTGGAACACAGCAAGCTGAAATGGCTCCAGAAGGCCATTTATCACTTCCATCCGCGCCACACTCCCCAGGACGAGGCCCTGGTGCGGACGACCGTGGAATGGGTCCACTCGGCCACCGCCTGGTTTCATCCCAAGTTCAACACCATCCTGATCTTCATCGTGGCGCTCGGCCTCGTCCTGCCGACCATGCACCAGTCGTCCCTCGGCTCCCTGATGCTGATCGCCCCCACCAAGCTGCACCCGCTCTGGCATACCGGCTTCCTGCCGCTGCTCTTTCTGATCAACTGCATGTACATGGGGTATGCCATCGTGATCCTGGAATCCCTGGTCTCCTCCTACCTGCTCAAGCGGGAGTACGAGGTGGAGGAGTTGTCCGGGCTGGCCCACATCATCCCCTGGCTCGCCGCCGTCTGGCTGGCGGTGCGCTTGGGCGACCTCATCCAGCGCGACCAGGTGGCCCTCGTCTTCAAGGGGGACAAGTACTCCCTGTTCTTCCTGCTGGAGTTCCTGCTCCTGGCCGGCGGCTCCCTGCTCCTCTTCGAGAGCAAGCGGTGGCGGTCGCCGCGCTGGCTCTTCGCCACCGCCGTCATGATGCTCCTGGGCGGCGCCCTGTACCGCTTCAACGTCTACCTGATCGGCTTCATCCCGGGCACCGGGTGGCGGTATTTCCCCTCCTTCGCGGAATTGATGATCTCGGTCGGCATCGTATCCATCGAAATCCTGGGCTACCAGGTGTTGATCAAGTTTTTGCCGGTGCTTCCCAATCCCCACATGCACCGCGATATCGCCCACGTGAAGCCGCCCAAGGCGGCCGAGGCCGTGGCCAGGGCCTGATGCGGCCCGTGTGAAAGGACCGTAACGCCATGCAGATACTCCTGTTCGCACGGGACGGGGTCGGCGACCACATCCGCGACGCCGTGACCCGCACCGTGCCTGAAACCGAGGTCTTCGGCGCCATGGACGACCTGGTCAGCCGGTTCAGGCGCCCGTCCGGGGAGCCGGTGGTGGCTGTGCTGATCGTCGGCTCCCTGGGCGAGCTTGCCGCCCTGCGGCAGGTGAAGGGGATGCTGCACGATTGCCGCACCGTCCTGATCCTGCCCGACCGGGAGGCGGAGACCGTGGCGGCGGGGCACCGTCTCCACCCCCGTTTTCTCGGGTGCCTGGATGACGACGGGGAGGAGGTGGCCGCCGTGCTGTGCAAGATGCTGGCGCTGCAGAAGGCTAACCGGGCGGAATGCCGGAATACCGCGCCGGTGGTTGAAGAGCCGCAGGGCGCCCCGATGCCACCGGGGCGGGGATGACGATCCCGCAGGGGAACCGCCATGGAACAGGACATCCTGAACACGGTATTCGAGGTGGAGCGGGAGATCCGGGAGATGGTCGCCGCCGAGCAGCAGCGGGCCGAAGGCGATCTGGCCGCCCTGCGCCGGGAATGCGCGGACCTGGCGGCGGGGGAGGAGGTCCGGCTGCGGGAGGAGTTGGCCGCCGCGGTGGCGGCCGTGGAAACGGGTGAGGCGCGTCGGCAGGCCGATGCCGCCGTGACGGAGGCCGAGGCGCGAGCCGGGCGGCTGGCCGGGCTCGGGGACGACCTGCTTGCGGGGTGGGTGCGCCAGGGGATCAGGACCATACTACCGGGTGAATGACATGATCGTCGCCATGTCCAAGGTTGAGATCATAGGACCCATGGAGCTTCTGCTCCCGGTGCTGGACCGTGTCCGGGCCCTGGGGCTGTTCCAGGTGGAACAGGAGATGCGCGGCTTTGTGGACCGGGAGGATGAAAAGGCGTTCCGGCCGGTCCGGCTGGATAAGAAGACCCTGGCGGAACGGTCGTACTGCGACGGCCTTATGGCAAAGATCGACCAGTTGGCCGGCTTCCTCCCCAAGCTGCCCACCCGGTGCAGCTACCTCGAGCCGCACAGCGCCGTGGGGATCGTGGCCGAGGTGGTGGACAAACACACACTCCTGTGCAGCGGGCTCTGCCGCCGGCGGGACGCCCTGGAGGGGGAACGGGGGGAGCTGCTCCGGCAGACCGCCTTCCTCGACGCCCTGGAACCGCTCTTCAAGACGGCCGGGGAGGGGACCGGGCTCGATTTCATCGGCGTGTCCCTGAAAGACGGCGAGGCGGTGGATCACCTCTACCAGTTGATCGCGCGTCTGACGGGCGACACCTTTGAATTCGTCACGACCGGGGGCCCGGAGGGGGCGATCATCGTGCTCGTCACCCTGCCGGTCGAGCTCGGGGCCAAGGTGCGGGACGTGCTCAATGGGGAACGCATCCCGGAGTTGGCTTTCCCGGCCTCCCTGAGCCAACTCCCGTTCCCTGACAAGGTGCGCGCGGTGCGCCGCCGGATCGGCGACATCGGGGCCGAACTCGACCGGGTGAACGCCGAACTGCACCGCTTTGCCTCCCGCTGGTGGCCCACCTATTCCTGCGTGCGGGAGTGGCTGCTGGACCGCCTGGCCCTGCTCACCACCACCGCGGCCATCCACAAGACCGACCTCTGCTTCTTCATCCACGGCTGGATGCCTTCGCCGGACGTGCCCCGGCTCCGCTCCCTGCTGAACGGGGAGTTCCAGGGGCGGGTGGTGGTGGAGGAGCAGGGGGCCCTGGAGGAGGAGATGGAGGTCATCCCCATCGCCATCAGGAACCCTCCCTATTTCCGCCCCTTCGAACTCTTTACGCGTATCCTGCCGCTCCCCTCATACCGCTCCTACGACCCGACCCCCTTCATCGGCATCTTCTTCCCGATCTTCTTCGGCATGATCCTGGGGGATGTGGGGTACGGCCTGCTGCTTTTGGCCTGTGCCCTGGTCATGCTGAAGCTGTTCCGCACGCGGCGCGACCTGCACGATGCCGCCCTGATCCTGCTGGTCTCCTCCTGCTATGCCGTGGTGTTCGGCTTTCTGTACGGCGAATGCTTCGGCGGGACGGCCGGGGGGTGGCGGCTCCTGGAACAGACCTGTGTCATCGAGCGTAGTCGCTCGATCATGCCGATGTTGGCGTTTTCCCTCTCCATCGGCGTCGCCCATGTCACCCTCGGCCTCTGCCTCGGCTTCTGGTCGACCCTGCGAAGGCGTTTGGTCAGGGAATCCCTGGCAAAGCTCGTGAACATCCTGCTCCTGCTCTGCCTGGCGGCCCTGGCCGTGTCCCTGTTCAGCCCGTTTCCGCCCCCGATCCGCAAGGGGCTCAACGTGGCCGTGCTGGTCGCCATCCCGCTCATGCTCCTGACCGGCGGACTTCTGGCGCCGCTGGAGATGATGAAGAACATCGGCAATATCGTCTCCTACGCCCGGATCATGGCCATCGGGCTCGCCTCGGTGCTGATCGCCCAGGTGGCGAACCGGTTCGCGGGGCTGACCGGGGATGTGCTGACCGGCGCCGTGGCCGGGGGGCTCATCCACCTGATCAATATCGCCCTGGGGATTTTCTCCCCCACCATCCATAGCCTGCGGCTCCATTATGTGGAGTTTTTCGACAAGTTCATCGTCTACGGCGGCCGGAGGTTCGAACCGTTCAAAAAACCGCCCGGATAGCCCCGCAGGGGCGGTCAGCGGGGTTCCCCGTTCGAAAGGAGGGAAGGAAAAATGGAAAAGGTATTGCTCGGTTTTGCCGCGGCCCTTGCCGTGGGGCTCTGCGCCATCGCCACCGGGTGGGCCCAGTCCCGGATCGGCTCGGCCGGCGCCGGCACCCTGGCCGAGAAGCCCGAGCTGTCGGGGACGATCATCATCCTGCTGGCCATCCCCGAAACCATGGTGATACTCGGCTTCGTGGTCGCAGCCATGATTCTCTATCTCTAAGGGGGGACGCCATGGGATACCATGAACTCGTCGCATCGCTGCGGCGGGAGGGTGAGGAACGGGTCGCCGCCATCCGGCTGGCGGCGGGAGCGGAGGGCGACCGGATCAGGGGGGATGCCGCCTTGGAGCTACAGGCGCTGCGGGAGAGCTACGCCCGACGCCGGGCGGACGCCGTTGCCGCTGCGGCCGGCAAGCTGGCGGCCGAGGGGCGGCGCCGCGCCGAACGGATCAGGCTGCATGCCGAAAGCTCTCTGGCCGAGCGGCTGTACGCCGTGGCCCGGGCCTCGTTGCCCGAACTGCGAGATGAAGAGTATGCAACGCATTTCGCCAGCCTGGTCGGGGAACTCCTCCCCTGCGCCTGGGAAACCGTCTGGGTCAACCCGGCCGACGTCGCCTTGGCCCAAAGGCACTTTCCCGGCGCCCGCATAGAGGGCGACCGCGCCATCTCCGGCGGCCTGAGGGTTGCGGGGGAGGGGGGGCGGCTCACCATCGACAATACCTTCGAGAAGCGCCTGGAACGGTGCTGGCCCGAGCTCGCCTCCGAGGTCGTGGCGGCGGTCCTGCCCACGGTGTGACCCATGGGACTCCTGGCGGAACATG from the Oryzomonas sagensis genome contains:
- a CDS encoding acetate kinase; the encoded protein is MNILTLSCRTHSIKFHLFTWGGESLLAAGDVKRVGLGGTSISLKVTGRENETREVEFVDHRGAVSLILAILDDPRHGIGEEAVQIGAVGHRVAHGGEQFRHSVVIDDQVLEAIRDLQQLAPLHNAANIAGIEAAAELLPHIPHVAIFDTAFHVTMPDFAYIYPLPYEWYKKFGVRRYGFHGPSHIYLSRRAAMLLGKRAAACNLITIHIEKGVSLCAIKNGVSIDTSMGLTPLEGAVMETRSGDFDAGITPFIMQQLNLSAREIESILNQKSGMLGITGLNTDRRHILEAASTGHARCKLALKMEAYRLKKYIGAYLAAVGPLDAVVFTTGVGEWEWLARELTLEGLECFGILPDPERNRAARSEREEALITADASPVKVFVMPTDEELVFAQDVTAILAGEYSDHQHYDYSFARPDFVPLRPAA
- a CDS encoding sigma-54-dependent transcriptional regulator; the protein is MANVLIIDNDDATGSSLCRTVTDMGHDASWRKNLREGVPLAVSRPFDVVFLAIHLPDGNGLDLLPVIQATSSAPEIIIMTGADEPDAAETAIKSGAWDYVTKGAAPEEVKLPLVRAIQYRQEKLYCSRKNVTSLKRDDIVGSSRKLTACLDQVAQAAVNDIPVLITGETGTGKELFARAIHHNSGRAAGNFVVVDCAALPDTLVESLLFGHEKGAFTGAEHGRDGLILQAHGGTLFLDEVGELSVSVQRAFLRVLQEHRFRPLGGSREVESDFRLVSATNRDLDAMVQGGQFRSDLLFRLRSFTIEIPPLRDRDGDVKELVRYHMDRLCERYGLAHKGFAPEFLQSLAAYAWPGNVRELINTLDRVIVSARYEPTLFPKHLPSDIRIKAARAANGHKRQGDAPPAAFHGLPPLHDFRDETVQRAENNYLHELIAVTRGNINEACSISGLSPSRLYALMKNHGIHRRYFDPDAEGE
- a CDS encoding cytochrome b/b6 domain-containing protein, whose protein sequence is MGTNGTGMARGCFLAVLATLLCAPASFGARDNGECLECHGEQSIIQQGGARLYVDPLKFADTSHGVVGCTSCHDSVTDRHPEDGTKPSHATCKECHGAVAKEYAQSLHGGNAACADCHNPHRARKSADVSGVEINAVCSRCHKAPATVKSHEKWLPVARLHLDSLPCITCHTGSKGYYISLFVEKEARKGAFRLATYDELARLTGESGIASLIDTNGDNYISLLELRKFNKKARDDGMRLRGMMMPQVMTHSYQILDNRWDCTFCHVSGTKGLQTSFVSFPGKNGIYSRVAVEKGAILDVLYGTPDFYMTGATRSKGVSIIGALIIACGIVVPLGHGFIRFLTRRKREHNHGQAAHEVIVYLQPTPVRIWHWIHALSIVTLCVTGVQIRFPEVVNLFGSYRAAVMLHNVAGVVVALSMVYWILYYVVISHAIGRIYFPTGDEVRHGLIRQAIFYAFNYFRGKPNPFHATPENKFNALQKTAYLVIMLVFMPLVIVTGFLLLDIQPLRNMLFLLGGIKLIDGVHFFTACCLCAFTFFHFYLTTLGPTPFSEIRTMWTGWEKEEEPEESEPSTAK
- the hybA gene encoding hydrogenase 2 operon protein HybA, coding for MRTTSRRQFLKLLGATGAGLLAGRPCAARGAGTVNNDELGMLYDATRCVGCKACMAACKRVNRDSGGLAYERAPFDQDKLWDAPADLSGNTRTLIKLYKGPQNRWSYIKYSCMHCQEPSCVSVCPVSAMTKDKATGIVDYDKNKCIGCRYCQIACPFSIPRFQWERKAPQIVKCDLCRNTNLRGKGLPACAEVCPTGAITFGRRGDLLRDARGRIEANGGRYVNYVYGEHEVGGTNHLYLAGVPFPRLGLPRLPAEAPAEFSERIQHTIYKGFIAPVALYGMLCIIALRNRKKRESKGIQEEEE
- the hybB gene encoding Ni/Fe-hydrogenase cytochrome b subunit, which gives rise to MREHEHSKEFVRVHSPILTKPFYFFLALSLVGVYFIILRFVRGIGAVSNLSDGYPWGIWIAYDVATGTAIACGGYAVAILVYIRNRWQYHPLIRSAILTSLFGYCLAGFSVMVDIGRPWNAYGFFMPSRWQPNSAMFEVALCIMGYCVVQIIEFFPSLLCVLEHSKLKWLQKAIYHFHPRHTPQDEALVRTTVEWVHSATAWFHPKFNTILIFIVALGLVLPTMHQSSLGSLMLIAPTKLHPLWHTGFLPLLFLINCMYMGYAIVILESLVSSYLLKREYEVEELSGLAHIIPWLAAVWLAVRLGDLIQRDQVALVFKGDKYSLFFLLEFLLLAGGSLLLFESKRWRSPRWLFATAVMMLLGGALYRFNVYLIGFIPGTGWRYFPSFAELMISVGIVSIEILGYQVLIKFLPVLPNPHMHRDIAHVKPPKAAEAVARA
- a CDS encoding V-type ATP synthase subunit I, yielding MIVAMSKVEIIGPMELLLPVLDRVRALGLFQVEQEMRGFVDREDEKAFRPVRLDKKTLAERSYCDGLMAKIDQLAGFLPKLPTRCSYLEPHSAVGIVAEVVDKHTLLCSGLCRRRDALEGERGELLRQTAFLDALEPLFKTAGEGTGLDFIGVSLKDGEAVDHLYQLIARLTGDTFEFVTTGGPEGAIIVLVTLPVELGAKVRDVLNGERIPELAFPASLSQLPFPDKVRAVRRRIGDIGAELDRVNAELHRFASRWWPTYSCVREWLLDRLALLTTTAAIHKTDLCFFIHGWMPSPDVPRLRSLLNGEFQGRVVVEEQGALEEEMEVIPIAIRNPPYFRPFELFTRILPLPSYRSYDPTPFIGIFFPIFFGMILGDVGYGLLLLACALVMLKLFRTRRDLHDAALILLVSSCYAVVFGFLYGECFGGTAGGWRLLEQTCVIERSRSIMPMLAFSLSIGVAHVTLGLCLGFWSTLRRRLVRESLAKLVNILLLLCLAALAVSLFSPFPPPIRKGLNVAVLVAIPLMLLTGGLLAPLEMMKNIGNIVSYARIMAIGLASVLIAQVANRFAGLTGDVLTGAVAGGLIHLINIALGIFSPTIHSLRLHYVEFFDKFIVYGGRRFEPFKKPPG
- a CDS encoding ATPase translates to MEKVLLGFAAALAVGLCAIATGWAQSRIGSAGAGTLAEKPELSGTIIILLAIPETMVILGFVVAAMILYL
- a CDS encoding V-type ATP synthase subunit E → MGYHELVASLRREGEERVAAIRLAAGAEGDRIRGDAALELQALRESYARRRADAVAAAAGKLAAEGRRRAERIRLHAESSLAERLYAVARASLPELRDEEYATHFASLVGELLPCAWETVWVNPADVALAQRHFPGARIEGDRAISGGLRVAGEGGRLTIDNTFEKRLERCWPELASEVVAAVLPTV